In Calothrix sp. PCC 7507, one DNA window encodes the following:
- a CDS encoding class II glutamine amidotransferase produces MCQLLGMNCNVPTDICFSFEGFSARGGKTDDHSDGWGIVFFEEKGCRIFLDAKPSVTSPVADLVRRYPIHSKHVIAHIRKATQGKIALQNCHPFQRELWGRYWVFAHNGNLPDFDPENMGFYQAVGNTDSEKAFCVILETLRQSFPEGKPPLEKLYPVLKKVTEHLAEQGIFNYLLSDGEHFFAHCSTKLNYIVRQAPFAAAHLIDQDMTVDFRELTSPSDRVAVIATTPLTDNEIWTPIKPGELLVFQDGLPLSN; encoded by the coding sequence ATGTGCCAACTGCTGGGAATGAATTGCAATGTTCCAACCGATATTTGCTTTTCTTTTGAAGGATTTTCTGCACGGGGAGGAAAAACTGACGATCATAGCGATGGTTGGGGTATTGTTTTTTTTGAAGAAAAAGGATGTCGGATTTTTTTAGATGCCAAACCCTCTGTCACCTCGCCAGTAGCAGATTTGGTGCGACGCTATCCCATCCACTCGAAACATGTCATTGCTCATATCCGCAAAGCCACTCAGGGTAAAATTGCCCTCCAAAACTGTCACCCTTTCCAACGGGAACTGTGGGGAAGGTATTGGGTGTTTGCCCACAACGGCAATTTGCCAGATTTTGATCCAGAAAACATGGGTTTTTATCAAGCTGTCGGCAACACTGATAGTGAAAAAGCATTCTGTGTAATTTTAGAAACATTACGACAAAGCTTTCCTGAAGGTAAGCCACCCCTAGAAAAACTCTACCCTGTTCTAAAAAAAGTAACTGAACATCTGGCAGAGCAAGGTATATTTAACTACTTATTGTCAGATGGAGAACATTTTTTTGCCCACTGCTCAACTAAACTTAATTACATTGTGCGACAAGCACCTTTTGCCGCTGCCCATTTGATTGATCAGGACATGACTGTAGATTTTCGGGAATTGACCTCACCAAGCGATCGCGTCGCTGTTATTGCTACTACTCCCCTGACTGACAATGAAATCTGGACACCAATTAAACCAGGAGAATTGTTAGTCTTTCAAGACGGCTTACCACTATCCAATTAG
- a CDS encoding putative quinol monooxygenase has product MTNQTIRVVARIVALPDKVEALKAVLLELIAPTRQEAGAIRYELLQNQSDPTDFTFVEEWSSNEALDAHLASPHLQTGITKLDGLVAAPPDIRRYHLLA; this is encoded by the coding sequence ATGACAAACCAAACCATTCGCGTTGTTGCCCGTATAGTGGCTTTACCCGACAAAGTAGAAGCACTCAAAGCTGTTCTACTGGAGCTAATTGCACCAACAAGACAAGAAGCAGGTGCTATCAGGTATGAACTTTTGCAAAACCAATCTGACCCGACAGACTTCACTTTTGTAGAGGAATGGTCTTCTAATGAAGCTCTTGACGCTCATCTAGCCTCTCCCCATCTTCAAACGGGAATCACCAAACTAGACGGTTTAGTTGCTGCTCCCCCCGACATTCGTCGCTATCATCTTTTGGCATAA
- the mtnB gene encoding methylthioribulose 1-phosphate dehydratase: MTTLADPRLELITTARHFYQQGWMVGTAGNLSTRLSDGSFWITASGRSKGELLPSDFVRIYPNGGIEQSSADLKPSAETAIHQILYRLFPTAQTCYHVHSIEANLVSRFVSSDSLPLPPLEMLKGFGLYEENPNCIIPLFANHLQVSSIASEIKERFTLHPPKIPALLIRDHGVTVWASSPTTARNYIELVEYIFRYMVAARSIGSE, translated from the coding sequence ATGACCACTCTAGCCGATCCCCGTCTTGAACTCATTACTACTGCCCGTCACTTTTATCAGCAGGGTTGGATGGTGGGAACTGCGGGAAACCTCTCCACTCGCTTAAGCGATGGTAGCTTCTGGATTACAGCTAGTGGTCGGTCTAAAGGAGAATTATTACCCAGTGATTTTGTTCGCATCTATCCCAATGGCGGGATAGAACAATCATCAGCTGACTTAAAGCCTTCCGCAGAAACTGCTATTCACCAAATACTTTATCGCCTCTTTCCCACAGCACAAACTTGTTATCATGTCCACTCAATTGAAGCTAATTTAGTTTCTCGTTTTGTTTCCAGCGATTCCTTACCCTTACCACCTTTAGAAATGCTCAAAGGTTTCGGCTTATATGAAGAAAATCCCAACTGTATAATTCCCCTCTTTGCTAACCATTTACAGGTTTCTAGTATTGCATCTGAGATTAAAGAACGCTTTACACTCCATCCCCCAAAAATACCCGCCCTACTCATCCGTGACCACGGTGTCACAGTTTGGGCTTCTTCCCCCACCACAGCCCGTAACTACATTGAGTTAGTCGAATACATCTTCCGCTACATGGTCGCCGCTCGTAGTATAGGAAGTGAATAA
- a CDS encoding HAD-IB family phosphatase, producing MRRVVFCDFDGTITVEETFVAVLKKFAPELSAKLLPEIYERRVTLREGVRKMLESIPSSRYPEILEFTQLQPMRREFVELLDFLEFQGVPLVVVSGGLRGMVEVVLDSLVNRVHAIHAVDVDTTGPYLKVHSEYEGGTEMMAKVQIMAKYPAYQKIAIGDSITDLNMALQASTVFARDRLAVYLDEQRKTYVPWNNFLDVRDYLAKLWNKA from the coding sequence GTGAGACGAGTTGTTTTTTGCGACTTTGACGGTACTATCACAGTTGAGGAAACCTTTGTTGCGGTTTTGAAAAAATTTGCTCCAGAACTTTCTGCAAAGTTGTTACCCGAAATCTACGAACGACGGGTAACACTACGAGAGGGAGTCAGGAAAATGCTGGAATCAATACCATCATCACGCTATCCCGAAATTTTGGAATTTACGCAACTCCAGCCAATGCGCCGAGAATTTGTCGAACTGCTAGATTTTCTGGAGTTTCAGGGAGTGCCTTTGGTAGTGGTTTCCGGCGGACTGCGGGGGATGGTAGAAGTGGTTCTCGATAGCCTGGTAAATCGAGTCCACGCTATCCATGCTGTGGATGTCGATACTACTGGCCCTTACTTAAAAGTACACTCTGAATATGAGGGAGGTACAGAAATGATGGCCAAAGTGCAGATTATGGCAAAATATCCGGCATATCAGAAGATTGCGATCGGTGACTCGATTACCGATTTAAATATGGCACTCCAGGCTTCCACTGTATTTGCACGCGATCGCCTAGCTGTATATTTAGATGAACAGCGCAAAACCTACGTTCCCTGGAATAACTTCTTGGATGTGCGCGACTATCTAGCAAAATTGTGGAACAAGGCTTAA
- a CDS encoding acireductone dioxygenase: MAILRLEDGTLHTDIQDIAHELAPLNIQLNYWSVGNHPELQRLLAQDSLNDAEKDQVLKALDSYFEQLQQTAGYQSRDLIVLHPGVPNLNELLAKFEPIHTHADDEVRYIIDGEAVFGFVRPDGSQVELTVQPEEYINVPALTEHWFYLTPARRIKAIRYFINTEGWIPQYTGKNSKFKIQESFR; this comes from the coding sequence ATGGCGATTCTCCGATTAGAAGATGGAACGCTGCATACTGATATTCAAGACATTGCCCATGAATTAGCACCCTTAAATATTCAACTTAATTATTGGTCTGTGGGCAATCATCCCGAATTGCAGCGGTTGCTGGCACAGGACAGTCTCAATGATGCAGAAAAAGACCAAGTACTAAAAGCCCTAGATAGTTATTTTGAGCAGCTGCAACAAACAGCAGGCTATCAATCTCGCGATCTAATTGTTCTACATCCAGGGGTTCCTAACCTCAATGAGTTGTTAGCCAAGTTTGAGCCAATTCACACCCATGCAGATGATGAAGTCCGCTACATCATTGATGGAGAGGCAGTTTTTGGCTTTGTGCGTCCTGATGGTAGCCAGGTAGAACTGACTGTACAACCAGAAGAGTATATTAACGTACCGGCACTGACCGAGCATTGGTTTTATCTCACCCCAGCACGGCGAATTAAAGCAATACGCTATTTCATTAACACTGAAGGCTGGATACCACAGTACACAGGTAAAAATTCAAAATTCAAAATTCAAGAAAGTTTCAGATAA
- the cutA gene encoding divalent-cation tolerance protein CutA, whose product MKLYYVTLNNIDEARQIGRALLEQQLAVCVNWFPITCAYRWQGEITEEPEVVLIVKTQDGYENEIEQLIRQQISYTNFIAEISPTAINPGFLDWLNAEVPLKTLYSSPI is encoded by the coding sequence ATGAAACTCTACTACGTCACGTTGAATAATATAGACGAAGCCCGTCAGATTGGACGAGCATTATTAGAGCAACAGCTAGCAGTTTGTGTCAACTGGTTTCCCATTACCTGCGCCTATCGTTGGCAAGGAGAAATTACAGAGGAACCAGAAGTAGTGCTGATCGTGAAAACTCAAGATGGTTATGAGAATGAGATCGAGCAGTTGATTCGCCAGCAAATTAGCTACACCAACTTTATTGCAGAGATTTCACCCACAGCGATTAATCCTGGATTTCTTGATTGGTTAAATGCTGAAGTCCCGCTAAAAACCTTGTACAGTAGCCCAATATAG
- a CDS encoding aromatic acid exporter family protein, translating to MDKTSASATSHQKRSLRLKLMTILTTWAATSKGMSTMLLGKMALKTAIASAISFAIAQALRSEYPFYAVIAAIIVMASTHGSTLKLGMQRLIGTAIGAISGAIFVITLGSNVWSLGVCVSITIFLTSYWQFNEAAKLAGYVSAIVILAHNQSPWLYAWGRFLETLLGIGVALLVNNLFFPASAGSELRRCLSQTLVNLEQFYGLVVEGALTGTYDRPTVDVLKTSIISSLIKGQELWKEVRQGRTNEPPETRVNEAWEFLIRRIWEHILTMEHTILAREQDTFWQILSPQITNLAQETQSTMLGLATAVKSQESYVSLPDIEIALTNATERLNRLPEIKGENDPIDELLRFFTFFYTMEEVGRKLQRMAATLNQV from the coding sequence ATGGACAAAACCTCTGCTAGTGCCACCAGCCACCAAAAGCGATCGCTGCGACTAAAATTGATGACAATCTTGACAACTTGGGCTGCTACGAGCAAGGGGATGTCAACGATGCTGCTGGGTAAAATGGCGCTAAAAACAGCCATAGCATCGGCAATCTCTTTCGCTATTGCTCAAGCGTTGCGATCGGAATACCCCTTCTACGCCGTGATTGCTGCCATTATTGTCATGGCTTCTACTCATGGCAGCACCCTCAAGTTAGGAATGCAAAGATTAATTGGGACGGCAATTGGTGCGATCAGTGGAGCTATCTTTGTGATTACACTGGGTAGTAATGTCTGGTCATTGGGAGTGTGTGTGTCTATCACCATCTTTCTCACCTCCTACTGGCAATTCAATGAGGCAGCAAAGCTAGCGGGATATGTGTCAGCGATCGTTATTTTGGCCCACAATCAATCTCCGTGGCTATATGCTTGGGGCAGATTTCTCGAAACCCTTTTGGGTATTGGCGTTGCGCTGTTGGTGAATAACTTATTTTTTCCTGCCTCTGCTGGATCAGAATTGAGGCGTTGTCTCTCTCAAACATTGGTTAATTTAGAACAGTTTTATGGCTTGGTTGTCGAAGGTGCGTTAACAGGAACTTATGATCGCCCTACTGTGGATGTGTTGAAAACAAGCATCATTAGTTCATTAATTAAAGGACAGGAGTTATGGAAGGAAGTCAGACAAGGGCGAACAAATGAGCCGCCAGAAACACGAGTGAATGAAGCTTGGGAATTTCTGATTCGCAGAATTTGGGAACACATATTGACGATGGAACATACCATCTTGGCGCGAGAGCAAGATACTTTTTGGCAAATTCTCTCACCCCAAATTACCAATCTGGCACAGGAAACTCAATCCACCATGCTAGGACTAGCAACAGCCGTTAAGTCACAGGAGTCCTATGTATCTTTGCCTGATATAGAAATTGCCCTCACTAATGCCACCGAGAGATTAAATCGTCTGCCAGAAATCAAGGGAGAAAATGATCCGATAGATGAGCTACTCAGATTTTTTACTTTCTTCTACACAATGGAAGAAGTAGGCAGAAAGCTACAAAGAATGGCAGCTACATTGAATCAAGTTTAA
- the ssuE gene encoding NADPH-dependent FMN reductase, whose protein sequence is MTHILAIAGSPSHPSRTYGILEYATKLLKQEGLDIDLISVRDFPAEDLIFGRYDSPALEAPKASLAKADAVIIATPIYKASYTGVLKAFLDLLPQKSLTGKVVLPIATGGTIAHLLAVEYALKPILSELGARHILSTIYAVDKQIQRQDDGSLRLDEELEQRLNEVLKELVKAVKRSPELAHVN, encoded by the coding sequence ATGACTCATATTCTAGCGATCGCCGGTAGTCCATCCCATCCCTCCAGAACCTATGGCATTCTGGAATACGCCACCAAGCTTTTAAAGCAAGAAGGCTTGGATATAGACCTGATTTCAGTACGTGATTTTCCGGCTGAAGATTTGATTTTTGGACGCTATGATAGTCCGGCATTAGAAGCGCCAAAAGCCTCATTAGCCAAAGCAGATGCTGTGATTATTGCCACCCCAATCTACAAAGCATCTTACACAGGCGTATTGAAAGCCTTCTTAGATTTACTGCCACAAAAATCATTGACAGGAAAAGTCGTATTACCCATCGCCACAGGTGGGACAATCGCTCATTTATTAGCAGTTGAATATGCCCTAAAACCCATCTTATCCGAATTAGGAGCGCGGCATATACTGTCTACGATTTATGCTGTAGACAAGCAAATTCAGCGACAAGATGATGGCAGTTTGCGATTAGATGAAGAACTTGAGCAAAGACTCAATGAAGTTCTCAAAGAATTAGTCAAAGCTGTAAAACGTTCCCCAGAATTAGCTCATGTCAATTAA
- a CDS encoding carbonic anhydrase gives MLHQQIDQNLAQREAWALRRQLGIPNNKRLWILACMDERLPVEKALGIGEGDAHIFRNAGGLVTDDAIRSAMLTTQFFGTKEIIVINHTECGMMTASGDFLSAVLRNQGIDVDQVTIDPALPELKLPTGVFSKWIKTFTDVDKICTEQVELLRNSPLIPREVVIHGYVWEVESMSLRRPYQRLSDQVNTAEAMKTKTTRPTESLIDIGSLIE, from the coding sequence ATGTTGCACCAACAAATTGACCAGAATTTAGCACAAAGAGAAGCATGGGCACTGCGACGACAGTTAGGTATACCCAACAATAAACGCTTGTGGATATTAGCCTGCATGGATGAACGTTTACCTGTAGAGAAAGCGTTAGGAATTGGTGAAGGAGATGCTCATATTTTCCGTAACGCCGGGGGTTTAGTTACCGATGACGCCATTCGGTCAGCTATGTTGACCACCCAATTCTTTGGCACAAAAGAGATTATAGTGATTAACCATACTGAGTGCGGCATGATGACCGCCTCAGGCGACTTTCTTAGCGCGGTATTGCGAAACCAGGGAATTGATGTAGATCAAGTCACCATCGATCCCGCACTACCAGAACTGAAGCTACCAACAGGTGTTTTTTCCAAGTGGATTAAAACGTTTACCGATGTGGACAAAATCTGCACCGAGCAGGTGGAATTGCTGCGTAATTCTCCCTTAATTCCCAGAGAAGTAGTTATACATGGCTACGTCTGGGAAGTAGAGAGTATGAGTTTACGCCGTCCCTATCAACGTCTGAGTGATCAGGTGAACACAGCCGAGGCTATGAAAACCAAGACCACCAGACCAACCGAATCATTAATAGATATTGGGAGTTTAATTGAATGA
- the ssuD gene encoding FMNH2-dependent alkanesulfonate monooxygenase, which translates to MQLLWFIPTHGDGRYLGTATGGRAVSFPYLRQIAQAVDHLGYTGALLPTGRSCEDAWIVASTLVSLTRQMRFLVAIRPGLVSPGVAARMAATFDRLSGGRLLINVVTGGDPVELAGDGLHLGHDQRYELTDEFLTAWRAIASGELANIKGEYINIEDGKLLFPTVQKPHPPLWFGGSSPIAQQIAAKHVDVYLTWGEPPAQVAEKIASVRRLAEAEGRNLKFGIRLHVIVRETESEAWDAANQLIQYVDEEAIAKAQKAYARMDSEGQRRMTQLHKGNREVLEISPNLWAGVGLVRGGAGTALVGDPQTVAARMLEYADLGVETFILSGYPHLEEAYRVAELLFPHLPLENLPVVDQQHVLSPFGEIVANVAFPQQQPQEKATTIS; encoded by the coding sequence ATGCAGCTACTATGGTTCATCCCAACCCACGGAGACGGACGCTACCTGGGAACGGCTACAGGTGGAAGAGCGGTGAGCTTTCCCTATCTGCGGCAGATTGCCCAAGCGGTGGATCATCTGGGCTACACAGGGGCATTGCTGCCTACTGGTCGCTCTTGTGAAGATGCCTGGATTGTGGCATCAACATTAGTATCCCTAACTCGACAAATGCGTTTTTTGGTGGCGATTCGTCCGGGATTAGTGTCACCTGGAGTAGCAGCGCGGATGGCGGCAACTTTTGATCGGCTTTCTGGTGGACGCTTGCTGATTAACGTGGTGACAGGTGGCGATCCTGTGGAGTTAGCAGGAGATGGGTTGCATTTGGGTCACGATCAGCGTTATGAGTTGACAGATGAATTCTTGACAGCTTGGCGGGCGATCGCTAGTGGTGAATTAGCCAACATCAAGGGAGAATATATCAACATCGAAGATGGGAAATTGTTGTTTCCTACTGTCCAGAAACCCCATCCCCCCTTATGGTTTGGCGGTTCCTCTCCCATCGCTCAACAAATTGCCGCCAAGCATGTAGATGTCTATCTAACTTGGGGCGAACCACCAGCGCAAGTAGCCGAAAAAATTGCTTCAGTGCGACGGCTAGCTGAAGCCGAAGGCAGAAATTTAAAATTTGGCATCCGCCTACATGTAATTGTGCGCGAAACTGAAAGTGAGGCTTGGGATGCTGCCAATCAGTTGATTCAGTATGTGGATGAGGAGGCGATCGCCAAAGCACAAAAAGCTTACGCTCGCATGGACTCAGAAGGGCAACGCCGCATGACACAATTGCACAAGGGCAACCGGGAAGTGCTGGAAATTAGCCCAAATCTCTGGGCTGGGGTTGGTTTAGTCCGGGGTGGTGCCGGAACTGCCTTGGTAGGTGATCCCCAAACCGTCGCCGCCAGAATGTTGGAATATGCAGACTTGGGTGTTGAAACGTTTATCCTCTCCGGCTATCCCCACCTAGAAGAAGCTTATCGTGTAGCCGAACTTCTCTTCCCTCATTTGCCATTAGAGAATTTGCCTGTAGTCGATCAGCAGCATGTACTGAGTCCGTTTGGGGAAATTGTCGCAAATGTTGCCTTCCCCCAGCAGCAGCCCCAGGAGAAAGCCACAACCATATCCTAA
- a CDS encoding MgtC/SapB family protein, whose amino-acid sequence MGPMFIPANDWLHIGFRLILALFVGCMIGFNRQQGGRPAGMRTFMLVSMGAALFVMIPLQAEGDSPYAATNALSRTIQGVATGIGFLGAGLILQESPRKSATPKVRGLTTAACVWTAAGLGAAIGCGLWQMGLLGGLLTLITLSTVKRLNRSFLALVGQGKQGNSQELIANSDDDDDD is encoded by the coding sequence ATGGGGCCTATGTTTATCCCTGCCAACGATTGGCTACATATAGGATTCAGACTGATTCTGGCACTCTTTGTAGGTTGCATGATTGGGTTTAACCGTCAGCAAGGGGGTAGACCAGCAGGGATGAGAACATTTATGCTAGTGAGTATGGGAGCTGCACTATTTGTGATGATTCCTTTGCAGGCTGAGGGAGACAGTCCCTATGCTGCCACTAATGCACTGAGTCGTACAATTCAGGGCGTAGCCACTGGAATAGGATTTCTTGGCGCTGGATTGATTCTCCAAGAGTCTCCGAGAAAGTCGGCGACACCAAAAGTCCGCGGTTTAACCACAGCCGCCTGCGTCTGGACTGCAGCAGGGTTAGGTGCAGCAATTGGTTGTGGTTTGTGGCAAATGGGATTATTGGGAGGGTTGCTAACACTAATTACCCTGAGTACAGTTAAACGACTCAATCGCTCATTTTTAGCACTAGTGGGTCAAGGTAAACAGGGAAATAGTCAAGAGTTAATTGCCAACTCGGATGATGATGATGATGATTGA
- the truB gene encoding tRNA pseudouridine(55) synthase TruB has protein sequence MQGFLNLNKPFDWTSHDCVARVRKLLRLKRVGHAGTLDPAAIGVLPIALGKATRLLQYLPGNKAYKATIRLGVRTTTDDLQGEVITSQACAELSLAVVKTALSQFVGKIEQIPPSYSAIQVDGKRLYDLARQGATVAVPARIVEVFQIEVLDWRGGDYPELDVAIACGSGTYIRAIARDLGAVLETGGTLAALTRTESSGFNLTDSLTFSDLEAQLQAGTFNPTLPDAALQHLSSVTLPATSAQKWCQGQRIPLNPDDVSGIVRVYDEETRFLGIGQLEDGVLTPQMVFEPIS, from the coding sequence GTGCAAGGTTTTCTGAACTTAAATAAACCATTCGACTGGACTTCTCATGATTGCGTGGCGCGAGTGCGAAAGCTTTTGCGCCTTAAACGTGTGGGACATGCAGGAACCCTAGACCCTGCAGCCATCGGAGTGCTACCCATTGCACTAGGTAAAGCTACAAGATTATTGCAATATCTCCCAGGAAATAAAGCTTATAAAGCTACTATCCGTTTGGGTGTACGGACGACAACTGATGATTTGCAAGGTGAAGTTATCACATCTCAAGCTTGTGCTGAGTTGAGTTTAGCTGTGGTGAAAACTGCACTGTCACAGTTTGTAGGTAAGATTGAGCAAATTCCACCAAGTTATAGCGCTATTCAGGTAGATGGCAAAAGATTGTATGATTTAGCACGTCAAGGTGCAACAGTGGCAGTTCCAGCGCGCATAGTCGAAGTTTTTCAAATTGAAGTTTTGGACTGGCGAGGAGGCGATTATCCAGAATTAGATGTAGCGATCGCCTGTGGATCTGGTACATATATTAGAGCGATCGCTCGTGATTTAGGCGCAGTCTTAGAAACTGGTGGTACTCTCGCCGCTTTGACACGCACCGAAAGCAGCGGCTTTAACCTCACAGATAGTCTCACCTTTAGCGACTTAGAAGCACAACTACAAGCTGGAACATTTAACCCCACGCTTCCTGACGCAGCTTTACAACACCTATCATCAGTCACCTTACCAGCTACATCTGCTCAGAAATGGTGCCAGGGACAGCGAATTCCTCTGAATCCTGATGATGTATCGGGAATAGTCCGAGTTTATGACGAAGAGACTCGCTTTTTAGGTATCGGACAATTAGAAGATGGTGTATTGACTCCTCAAATGGTATTTGAACCCATTTCTTAA
- a CDS encoding TonB-dependent siderophore receptor encodes MNRYFLIFPAVVQSLLIAFPTLASDAEISDKSPQKTSNIPNLTEIQLPATNAELLTQPAKSDEISQGTQQTIEPTPQDESDISIEVVGEKDTLPQSTPVYVIDKEEIQKQGATSLAEILKRMPGFAINDVGKGADTHTGTYYRGAAINQSVLLINGRQINTNINTYHGGTDLNTIPVEAIERVELYSGVTSALYGSSAFGGVINIITKEGYGKPKFASSIEFGSLSTNNQQATYSGSVGAVKYNFSFERYFSDNRYSVPVGSANRDAQGFLSNADSATSTYFGNIAVNLDQKNSLNLDITKLSSRKGLIYFGFPLQKDRLDHDGLNAGLSWKTRLGNGDDSILTTTFGYNQDYFSTYGPSGAFSRTGILDTQQITARLDHEWKLTPNNQLRWGVDLKNTNLNGDVLSTVPNRIARNETENRSLLNTALFAVNTLNISNIFQIDLGLRQSFDDQFGNYLNPSVGLRYAVIPNVAVRGSWAGGQRNPGLDQLYVYDTVHGWDPNPDLKPETGSSWTAGVDVNFSDNLKGQFTYFGSSLDNRLGVIDGKWANIGLVDTNGLEAALQLKIAAGWSTFLNYTYTDAKIKTGTEQGLQLGLIPYSILQTGVGYQNAGWQANLYVTYNSGARRSLFNNPSDKATDFAPSFLNLDLSGRIPLTRNLGLTVYLENLLGEQYERVNRIYSPGFTFRVGLTSDI; translated from the coding sequence GTGAACAGGTATTTTTTGATATTTCCAGCTGTTGTACAGAGTTTACTGATAGCATTCCCTACCTTGGCATCTGATGCTGAAATCAGCGATAAATCACCTCAGAAAACATCCAATATTCCGAATTTAACAGAAATTCAGTTACCAGCTACTAATGCTGAACTATTAACTCAGCCAGCTAAATCTGATGAAATTAGCCAGGGAACCCAACAAACTATAGAGCCGACTCCTCAAGACGAAAGCGATATTTCTATAGAAGTAGTTGGGGAAAAAGATACTTTGCCTCAGTCTACTCCAGTTTATGTAATTGACAAAGAAGAAATTCAAAAACAAGGAGCTACAAGTTTAGCTGAGATATTAAAAAGAATGCCTGGTTTTGCGATTAATGATGTGGGTAAAGGTGCAGATACTCACACAGGTACATATTATCGAGGCGCGGCAATTAATCAGTCTGTACTTCTGATCAATGGTAGACAAATTAACACAAATATCAACACTTATCATGGCGGAACTGACTTAAATACTATTCCGGTTGAAGCGATTGAACGAGTGGAACTATATAGCGGTGTAACTTCTGCTTTATATGGTTCCTCAGCCTTTGGAGGAGTAATCAATATTATTACTAAAGAAGGTTATGGTAAGCCTAAATTCGCTAGCAGCATAGAATTTGGTTCCTTGAGTACAAATAATCAACAGGCTACTTATAGTGGTTCTGTCGGTGCTGTAAAATATAACTTTAGTTTTGAAAGGTATTTTTCCGATAACCGTTATAGTGTGCCTGTAGGCTCTGCTAATCGTGATGCTCAAGGATTTTTATCGAATGCAGACTCAGCTACTAGTACTTACTTTGGTAATATTGCAGTCAATTTAGATCAGAAAAATTCCCTCAACTTAGATATTACTAAATTGAGCAGCCGTAAGGGCTTAATTTATTTTGGGTTTCCTTTGCAAAAAGACCGACTAGACCATGATGGTTTAAATGCTGGGTTATCTTGGAAAACTCGGTTAGGGAATGGAGATGATTCTATTCTTACAACCACATTTGGTTATAACCAAGATTACTTTAGCACTTATGGTCCGAGTGGTGCATTTTCCCGGACTGGGATTTTAGATACACAACAAATAACTGCTAGGTTAGATCATGAATGGAAATTGACTCCGAATAATCAATTACGTTGGGGAGTAGATTTAAAAAATACTAACCTAAACGGTGATGTTTTGAGTACAGTCCCTAATAGAATTGCCAGAAATGAAACGGAAAATCGCAGTTTATTAAATACAGCATTGTTTGCTGTGAATACTTTGAATATCAGCAATATTTTTCAGATAGATTTAGGGCTGAGACAAAGCTTTGATGATCAATTTGGGAATTATCTGAACCCTAGTGTGGGGTTACGTTATGCTGTTATACCCAATGTTGCTGTGCGGGGAAGTTGGGCGGGAGGACAGCGCAATCCTGGTTTAGATCAATTGTATGTTTATGATACAGTTCATGGTTGGGACCCAAACCCAGATTTAAAACCAGAGACTGGCTCATCTTGGACTGCGGGAGTGGATGTCAATTTCTCTGATAATTTGAAAGGACAGTTTACTTATTTCGGCAGTAGTTTAGATAATCGTCTTGGTGTTATCGATGGAAAGTGGGCAAATATTGGGTTAGTTGATACCAACGGTTTAGAGGCGGCTTTGCAATTAAAAATCGCTGCGGGTTGGTCAACTTTTCTTAACTATACCTATACAGACGCCAAAATCAAAACGGGGACAGAACAAGGTTTACAGTTGGGTTTGATTCCCTATTCGATACTGCAGACTGGTGTCGGTTATCAAAATGCAGGATGGCAGGCTAATTTGTATGTTACTTACAATAGTGGCGCTAGGCGATCGCTTTTTAACAATCCTAGTGACAAAGCTACAGATTTCGCACCATCTTTCTTAAATTTAGACCTCAGCGGTCGCATTCCTCTCACTCGGAATCTGGGATTGACGGTTTACTTAGAGAATTTACTCGGTGAACAATATGAGCGAGTTAATCGGATTTACAGTCCTGGATTTACTTTCCGTGTGGGGTTAACGTCGGATATTTAG